One Lacipirellulaceae bacterium DNA window includes the following coding sequences:
- a CDS encoding glycosyltransferase family A protein, with protein MDPLISILMPTYNRADWLAEALRTAIAQESQGKFDFEVVVIDNNSPDHTRETIERIAADSPVPVKYIHSIPPGDAQTRNAGLPHCEGDWIAFMDDDELAEPTWLLNLYETATRNNAQLVGGAVLLDLPQEEVEKLSLDVRRSLRERSPATCEGIERPFVDREYPGTDNLFIAREVLEALGEFDTTVISGSADYDFSVRAREAGFRCWYSPEAIVRHRTPANRLTQEFIDWDSYRSGVMLAFYDNKFGGKFQVAKWLAARWGQGLLITLPRFFKAKLTGDQQTSDDVRIRWKRLAGFTRSALTLLAPIFFSSHSLQEQIDFARGREIGKSKHKAPKPSQVQPENPPVTEEVTV; from the coding sequence ATGGACCCTTTGATCTCGATCCTCATGCCGACCTACAACCGGGCCGATTGGCTCGCGGAGGCTCTGCGCACCGCGATTGCGCAGGAGTCGCAGGGGAAGTTCGATTTCGAGGTCGTCGTGATCGACAACAACTCACCCGACCACACGCGGGAGACCATTGAGCGAATTGCCGCTGATTCTCCCGTCCCTGTGAAATACATCCATTCGATTCCTCCCGGCGATGCTCAGACCCGCAATGCCGGACTGCCGCACTGTGAAGGTGACTGGATCGCCTTCATGGACGATGACGAGTTGGCTGAGCCGACTTGGTTGTTGAACCTTTACGAGACGGCTACTAGAAACAACGCTCAACTCGTCGGCGGAGCGGTACTTCTTGACCTTCCTCAAGAAGAGGTTGAAAAGCTGAGCCTCGACGTTAGGCGATCGCTTCGCGAACGCAGTCCTGCAACTTGTGAAGGAATCGAACGGCCTTTTGTAGATCGTGAATACCCTGGTACCGACAACCTTTTCATTGCTCGCGAGGTGCTGGAGGCACTTGGAGAGTTCGATACCACGGTGATCAGCGGTTCAGCAGATTACGATTTCTCCGTGCGGGCACGCGAGGCTGGGTTCCGCTGTTGGTACTCGCCCGAGGCAATCGTTCGTCATCGAACCCCTGCAAACCGTCTCACCCAAGAGTTTATCGACTGGGACTCTTATCGCTCAGGCGTCATGCTTGCCTTTTACGACAATAAGTTTGGAGGTAAGTTCCAAGTTGCAAAGTGGCTCGCTGCACGGTGGGGGCAAGGGTTGCTCATAACACTCCCAAGATTCTTTAAAGCGAAGCTCACTGGAGATCAACAAACTTCGGATGACGTCCGCATCCGCTGGAAACGGCTCGCTGGTTTCACACGCAGTGCGCTGACGTTGCTTGCCCCGATATTCTTTTCAAGCCATTCGCTGCAGGAGCAAATCGACTTCGCCCGAGGTCGCGAGATCGGCAAGTCGAAGCACAAAGCTCCGAAGCCAAGCCAGGTTCAGCCTGAGAATCCGCCAGTTACTGAGGAGGTAACCGTATGA
- a CDS encoding undecaprenyl-phosphate glucose phosphotransferase, which yields MFSSNQFQVRQHRSLVDVAYRLLDAAAIFAATFAATRYSELEPVDGLLVVGATTWLLHMVAVEISGLYRNWRGARLTNELWCVLINWLYLAPAVLGVGLLTRYNVDFSYQTKVVWLVLTPIVMASGRVLLRLVLRNLRRRGLNTRRFAICGVNKLGVQLATNINNSPELGLDFAGYYDDRPESRTADQLDEARQHRGDLSELVNAARGGEIDIIFITFPMRAEDRIRQYLDRLGDTTASVYIVPDFFVFQMLHARWSQIDGLPVVSVFETPITGIDGVIKRGFDLVAASILLVLLAVPMLAVALMVKLSSPGPIFFRQKRYGLSGEEIYVWKFRSMRVHEEHDTVTQATKGDSRITSVGEVIRQTSLDELPQLFNVIEGSMSLVGPRPHATAHNEQYRSLIDGYMLRHKVKPGITGLAQVNGWRGETETLEKMQKRVEFDHRYIREWSLWMDIKILVKTALVVLKQENAY from the coding sequence GTGTTCAGCTCCAACCAATTCCAAGTCCGCCAGCATCGTTCGCTCGTCGACGTCGCGTATCGTTTGCTTGATGCAGCAGCGATCTTCGCAGCGACCTTCGCGGCTACGCGATACTCTGAGTTGGAGCCCGTTGATGGCCTGTTGGTCGTTGGTGCCACCACATGGCTGCTCCACATGGTGGCGGTCGAGATCAGCGGGCTCTACCGGAATTGGCGTGGAGCGCGACTGACCAACGAGTTGTGGTGCGTGCTGATCAACTGGCTTTACCTAGCACCGGCGGTGCTAGGAGTCGGTCTGCTCACGCGATACAACGTCGACTTCAGCTATCAGACTAAAGTCGTCTGGCTCGTTCTCACGCCGATCGTCATGGCCAGCGGACGCGTGCTGCTACGATTGGTGCTTCGCAACTTGCGTCGCCGAGGATTGAATACCCGTCGCTTCGCTATCTGCGGCGTGAACAAGCTGGGTGTTCAACTCGCGACGAACATCAATAACTCACCGGAACTTGGACTTGATTTCGCTGGCTACTACGACGATCGCCCCGAAAGCCGCACTGCTGATCAACTTGATGAGGCCCGACAACACCGGGGCGACTTGAGCGAACTGGTCAATGCGGCTCGCGGAGGTGAGATTGATATCATCTTTATCACCTTTCCGATGCGTGCCGAAGACCGCATTCGCCAATATCTTGATCGACTCGGTGACACGACGGCGAGCGTGTACATCGTGCCAGACTTCTTTGTCTTCCAGATGTTACACGCGCGTTGGAGTCAAATCGATGGCTTGCCGGTAGTCAGTGTCTTCGAGACGCCGATCACGGGGATTGATGGTGTGATTAAACGGGGATTCGACCTCGTTGCGGCGAGCATCCTCCTCGTGCTGCTGGCAGTGCCGATGCTGGCTGTCGCGCTAATGGTGAAGCTCTCCTCGCCAGGCCCGATCTTCTTCCGTCAAAAACGATACGGTCTAAGCGGCGAAGAAATCTACGTCTGGAAATTCCGCAGCATGCGTGTCCATGAAGAGCATGACACAGTGACCCAAGCCACGAAGGGCGATAGTCGGATCACTTCCGTTGGAGAAGTCATCCGCCAGACCTCACTTGATGAACTGCCCCAGTTATTCAACGTGATCGAAGGTAGCATGTCGTTAGTCGGACCGCGGCCTCATGCGACGGCTCATAACGAACAGTACCGATCGCTCATCGACGGCTACATGCTCCGGCACAAAGTGAAGCCGGGGATCACTGGTCTGGCCCAAGTGAATGGCTGGCGCGGTGAGACCGAAACGCTCGAAAAAATGCAGAAACGTGTTGAGTTCGACCACCGATACATTCGCGAGTGGTCGCTGTGGATGGACATCAAGATCTTGGTAAAGACCGCACTGGTCGTCCTGAAACAAGAAAACGCCTACTAG
- a CDS encoding GGDEF domain-containing protein produces MPLESRTDPMKAHLTQEGLSQGYCLFEALSGRLLGLNSGAAQRLNFDPHEAVNYEFCLLFPEEQAQQAYQNCLASIQSETTSNTAFHIATGGGDKPNLSICLRPIFGFGVLHSSPSEEVSRAASPAAEGYILATFCDGSAIDSSYSTDPLTGLPDRAALAQEFQRLRQETHAVLFADLNGFKAINDAHGHAAGDSVLQEIASRWQQTVRAGDLVVRYGGDEFVFLLPKISTLEATKPIVERLQRVTEHPIQLEYNSVQVSVAIGAAIANVKTISLADLIQEADRAMYASKRLPR; encoded by the coding sequence ATGCCACTCGAGTCCAGAACTGACCCTATGAAGGCGCATCTGACGCAAGAGGGGCTTTCTCAAGGCTACTGTCTCTTCGAGGCCCTCTCAGGCCGGCTTCTTGGGCTAAATAGTGGGGCAGCTCAGAGGCTGAACTTCGACCCACACGAGGCAGTGAACTATGAATTCTGCCTGCTGTTCCCAGAAGAGCAGGCCCAACAGGCCTACCAGAACTGCCTAGCCTCCATTCAATCGGAAACCACCAGCAACACCGCGTTTCACATCGCGACGGGGGGAGGCGACAAGCCGAACCTATCTATCTGCTTACGACCGATCTTTGGGTTCGGCGTGTTGCACAGCTCACCCAGTGAGGAAGTAAGTCGTGCAGCATCCCCTGCGGCAGAAGGTTACATCCTGGCGACCTTCTGCGACGGATCAGCGATCGACTCCTCGTACTCAACGGATCCATTAACGGGGTTGCCGGATAGGGCAGCCCTTGCTCAAGAGTTCCAGCGCCTTCGACAAGAGACACACGCCGTCTTGTTCGCTGATCTTAATGGATTCAAGGCGATTAACGACGCCCACGGGCATGCTGCCGGAGATTCCGTACTACAGGAGATTGCAAGCCGCTGGCAGCAGACGGTCCGCGCTGGTGATCTTGTTGTCCGTTACGGTGGAGACGAGTTTGTCTTCCTTCTTCCGAAAATCAGCACACTCGAAGCAACGAAGCCAATTGTCGAACGTCTCCAGCGTGTCACCGAGCATCCGATTCAACTCGAGTACAATTCAGTTCAGGTAAGTGTGGCAATCGGGGCGGCAATTGCCAATGTGAAGACGATTTCGTTGGCTGATCTGATTCAGGAAGCCGACCGTGCGATGTACGCCAGCAAGCGTTTGCCTCGGTAG
- a CDS encoding Wzz/FepE/Etk N-terminal domain-containing protein codes for MAQSFTKGGLRQIVETLFRHKKKACTLALVALAVGTLAVFFYPRKYRSEAKVFLQVGRETVGIDPTATTGQTMSLMQNGRDEEIQSAKDVISSRGLIEKVVDRVSPDLVLGKLAVGDAKPNPITEWMKGLLGSALETAQSIDPVSTRERAVIKVEKNLEVDAERSSTVLVMTYDAKTPELAQTILDEVVEVYKEEHLRIHRNQKSSQFFDEQNEILRERLVKAEQRLRDAKSELGLASVESRATTLEGQIRNIDQDRYATEQELATSRARMADLTNQLEETPERLVSSKTSKPNEGADLLRDQLYQLQVKKIDLEARYSEEHPLVKAINDQVKQAEAIVNKQEASREETIDDVNPIHRQLLLDYKQQQAAVAGFESRLEKLSNQREQLRKQLVKLNADEIRLAELSREVQIANSKVFQYEDKFEQARFDKELESEKVSNVSIVQDATLAEKPISPSKVLIGLATILFSTAAPLALALGLERSDDRLRQESDIEELLDLPVLASVPESSLHSRLLPTTGVVSGTDY; via the coding sequence ATGGCACAATCATTCACCAAAGGCGGTCTACGTCAGATCGTCGAAACGCTTTTTCGACATAAGAAAAAGGCTTGCACGCTTGCGCTCGTCGCTCTAGCCGTTGGGACGCTTGCTGTTTTCTTCTATCCCCGTAAATATCGGTCGGAGGCGAAGGTCTTTTTGCAGGTCGGTCGTGAAACCGTTGGCATCGACCCAACCGCAACGACCGGGCAGACGATGTCGCTAATGCAGAATGGTCGTGATGAGGAGATCCAAAGCGCGAAAGATGTGATTAGCAGCCGCGGTCTCATCGAAAAGGTTGTTGATCGTGTTAGCCCTGATCTCGTCCTTGGGAAACTTGCCGTTGGCGATGCAAAACCAAACCCGATTACCGAGTGGATGAAGGGGTTACTTGGTTCTGCGCTCGAAACTGCTCAGTCAATCGACCCCGTTTCTACTCGCGAGAGGGCTGTCATCAAAGTTGAGAAGAACCTAGAGGTCGATGCCGAGCGTAGTTCAACGGTCTTGGTGATGACCTACGATGCAAAGACACCTGAGCTTGCACAAACGATTCTTGATGAGGTTGTTGAGGTCTACAAGGAGGAGCACCTCAGGATCCATCGCAACCAAAAGTCGAGCCAGTTCTTTGACGAGCAGAACGAGATTCTGCGTGAACGACTCGTTAAAGCGGAGCAGAGACTGCGCGATGCGAAAAGCGAGCTTGGATTGGCTTCTGTCGAATCGCGAGCGACCACTCTTGAAGGCCAAATCCGCAATATCGATCAGGATCGCTACGCAACGGAGCAGGAACTGGCGACCTCGCGAGCTAGAATGGCTGACTTGACCAACCAGCTCGAAGAAACGCCTGAGCGACTTGTCTCTTCCAAGACAAGTAAGCCCAACGAGGGGGCCGACCTGTTGCGTGATCAGCTCTATCAGCTTCAAGTCAAGAAAATCGACTTAGAGGCTCGTTACAGCGAAGAACACCCGCTGGTGAAGGCAATCAACGATCAAGTCAAACAGGCCGAAGCGATCGTCAACAAGCAGGAGGCGAGTCGCGAAGAGACGATCGATGACGTGAATCCCATTCATCGCCAGTTGCTGCTCGACTACAAGCAGCAGCAGGCAGCCGTCGCGGGATTCGAGTCACGATTGGAAAAGCTCTCGAACCAGCGAGAGCAACTTCGCAAGCAGTTGGTAAAACTCAACGCGGATGAGATACGGCTGGCAGAACTGTCACGCGAAGTGCAGATTGCCAACAGCAAAGTCTTTCAATACGAGGACAAATTCGAGCAAGCTCGATTCGACAAAGAGCTGGAGAGCGAAAAGGTATCCAACGTCAGCATCGTGCAAGATGCCACCCTGGCCGAAAAGCCGATTAGCCCTTCGAAGGTTCTGATCGGTCTGGCAACGATTCTTTTTAGCACGGCGGCACCGCTCGCCCTTGCCCTGGGGCTCGAACGCTCCGACGATCGCTTAAGACAGGAGTCTGACATCGAAGAACTGCTGGACCTGCCTGTGTTGGCATCGGTCCCAGAGTCGTCACTCCATAGCCGTCTGTTGCCAACCACTGGAGTGGTCAGCGGCACGGATTATTGA
- a CDS encoding sugar transferase — translation MKTPNQALKFHNRILRRRRKADVFLLNEADFRFAADCERMRVDRNRSVLSLLLIRLPKKRSAEKDIAFLARILEGRLRITDTPGLYDDDCVGVLLPDTPAEGAWKVAEDVSEVYPPGPDRPECQVLTYPDQHPPRKEEIGDDEGAAVGVRETRLADEETSDWFFSVATPLWKRAIDVTGATVGLMLTAPLILTAAAAIKATSKGPVFFLQEREGRGGKRFKILKLRTMRTDAEKKKADLRPLSQQDGPAFKLRRDPRTTRVGRFLRWTSMDELPQFWNVLRGEMSLVGPRPLPVDESQACLGWQRRRLSVAPGMTCTWQVSARGNVMFDDWVRMDLNYADKKSLLKDAKLIVMTLPSLLLNKGMR, via the coding sequence ATGAAAACGCCAAACCAGGCACTGAAATTCCACAATCGGATTCTGCGTCGCCGACGTAAAGCCGATGTTTTCTTACTTAATGAAGCCGATTTCCGTTTTGCCGCTGACTGCGAACGCATGCGTGTTGATCGTAACCGTTCCGTGCTCTCGCTGCTATTAATCCGGCTTCCGAAGAAACGTTCCGCCGAAAAGGACATCGCGTTCCTCGCGCGAATTTTAGAAGGGCGTTTACGGATCACTGACACGCCCGGCCTGTACGACGACGATTGCGTCGGAGTGCTTCTGCCAGACACGCCGGCGGAAGGGGCTTGGAAAGTAGCTGAGGATGTCAGTGAAGTTTATCCCCCTGGCCCAGACCGCCCTGAGTGTCAGGTATTAACGTACCCTGATCAGCATCCGCCCCGAAAAGAAGAAATCGGGGATGATGAGGGCGCCGCCGTCGGGGTGCGTGAGACAAGGTTAGCCGATGAAGAAACCTCTGATTGGTTCTTCTCCGTAGCGACCCCACTTTGGAAACGGGCAATCGACGTTACCGGTGCCACGGTTGGTTTGATGCTGACGGCTCCGTTGATTTTGACTGCGGCAGCGGCAATTAAGGCGACCTCAAAGGGGCCCGTTTTCTTCCTGCAGGAGCGTGAAGGTCGCGGCGGAAAGCGTTTTAAGATCTTGAAACTCCGTACCATGCGCACCGACGCGGAGAAGAAAAAAGCCGACCTTCGCCCGCTCAGTCAGCAGGATGGCCCAGCCTTCAAGCTACGACGCGACCCCAGGACGACCAGGGTCGGGCGCTTTCTGCGCTGGACCAGCATGGACGAGCTTCCCCAATTCTGGAATGTGCTCCGCGGAGAAATGTCGCTTGTCGGTCCACGCCCCCTGCCAGTCGATGAGTCGCAGGCGTGCCTTGGCTGGCAGCGTAGGCGATTGAGCGTCGCTCCAGGAATGACCTGCACCTGGCAAGTTAGTGCTCGCGGTAATGTCATGTTTGATGATTGGGTGCGAATGGATTTGAACTATGCCGACAAAAAGTCACTGCTCAAGGACGCCAAGCTCATTGTCATGACGCTCCCCTCGTTGCTCTTGAATAAAGGCATGCGATAG
- a CDS encoding glycosyltransferase — MKVLQLYNQYRSLHGGEETVVLMTDELIKKYGGQAKLLMRSSRGLDESFWGKAKAFAGAFYNKSAYREVKAELAADRPDVVHVHNLYPLFSPSVLVACKEAGVPVVMSNHNYVLTCPTTHHLRRGTVCEKCFGGKEYHCVLTNCRGNVAESVAYAARSAYARRKGFFRGGVSQYIVLTEFAKRQLLRDGYHEEQIHVLPNMVELDHQSVDASQGDYVAFSGRMSPEKGVETLLAAARMLPEVPFRLAGHGPLLEDLKTNAPENCEFLGQLTAEEMKSFYRGARMVVIPSHWYEGCPLVVSETMSHGVPLVVSQIGGLPDLIGEGTEEPCGKTFPVRDAAQLADQVSSLWESPELCGELGSAGRRRALREYSEETYYQRLMSVYEAAMGRTAGERKLPTKETAKTESTREEVSEPKELVGSAPRTD, encoded by the coding sequence ATGAAGGTCCTCCAACTCTACAATCAGTACAGGAGCTTGCACGGTGGCGAAGAGACGGTCGTGCTGATGACGGATGAACTGATCAAGAAGTACGGCGGCCAGGCAAAGCTGCTGATGCGCTCCAGCCGAGGGTTGGACGAATCCTTCTGGGGCAAGGCCAAAGCCTTTGCCGGAGCGTTCTACAACAAGAGTGCCTATCGCGAAGTGAAGGCAGAACTCGCAGCGGACCGGCCCGATGTGGTCCACGTCCATAATCTTTACCCGCTGTTCTCCCCTTCGGTGCTTGTCGCTTGTAAAGAGGCAGGCGTACCTGTGGTGATGAGCAACCACAACTACGTACTGACCTGCCCGACGACTCATCATTTGCGTCGCGGCACGGTTTGCGAGAAGTGCTTTGGCGGCAAAGAGTATCATTGCGTGCTCACGAATTGTCGTGGCAACGTAGCGGAGAGCGTAGCGTACGCAGCGCGAAGCGCTTATGCCCGTCGCAAAGGCTTCTTCCGTGGCGGCGTCTCGCAGTATATTGTGCTGACGGAGTTCGCCAAGCGACAACTGCTGCGTGATGGTTACCACGAAGAGCAAATTCACGTCTTGCCGAACATGGTGGAACTCGACCACCAAAGCGTTGATGCTTCCCAAGGCGATTACGTTGCGTTCTCTGGACGGATGAGTCCCGAGAAAGGCGTTGAGACGCTTCTTGCAGCGGCCCGGATGTTACCCGAAGTTCCTTTTAGGCTAGCCGGCCACGGACCGTTGCTGGAAGATTTGAAAACCAATGCTCCCGAGAATTGTGAGTTCCTCGGCCAGCTCACCGCGGAGGAAATGAAAAGTTTCTATCGCGGCGCGCGGATGGTTGTGATCCCCAGCCATTGGTACGAAGGATGCCCCCTGGTGGTTTCAGAAACGATGAGCCACGGCGTGCCGTTGGTTGTCTCTCAAATTGGCGGCCTGCCCGACTTAATTGGCGAAGGGACCGAGGAGCCTTGCGGCAAAACCTTCCCGGTACGAGATGCCGCGCAACTGGCTGACCAGGTGAGTTCGCTGTGGGAGAGTCCAGAACTCTGCGGAGAACTGGGATCTGCCGGTCGTCGGAGGGCGCTCCGCGAGTACAGTGAGGAGACCTACTACCAGCGTCTCATGAGCGTCTACGAAGCGGCGATGGGCCGAACGGCTGGAGAACGCAAGCTGCCTACGAAAGAAACAGCAAAAACTGAGTCAACTCGCGAGGAAGTTTCTGAGCCAAAGGAATTGGTAGGAAGTGCACCTCGTACCGATTGA
- a CDS encoding glycosyltransferase, protein MNDRDTTTSEARRALLLTYHYDHAATMESRLSWRRAQHAAEQFDTTVVCAFGDKQEPSLETSAAESQVRFIAIPHNRLEQMVMRLPWGFYLAYRLWHRRVLKRVSQLHREQPFDLVHHVSFCGYREPSDGWRLDAPFVWGPIGGTHNFPTRFLTQLNFLGAVRELSRNTLNSWQLRRSRLVKNAMRSAEVVAVASESAKEALSGLAERTPQVLLETGIDPIKSERKLRHLNQPLKILWSGRLQCWKALPLLLRAMAQLPSSCRVQLRVMGEGPCETSWKKLAKKLGIEDQIEWIGWPSYDWQLPQYEWADCFAFTSLRDTSGTGLLEALAAGAPIIGVNHQGAADILTEQCAIPVSVEAPKQAIAGFREAIVQLAREPETLLSLSRGAAARAQAFSWQKQREAMNGLYEEALLEARSPVTAESESYASGAEPGDTQAADSAENFKQQSVARQPVLSS, encoded by the coding sequence ATGAACGATCGTGATACGACAACTAGCGAAGCTCGCCGTGCGTTGCTGCTGACGTATCACTACGATCATGCTGCCACGATGGAGTCGCGTTTGAGTTGGCGGCGCGCGCAGCATGCGGCTGAGCAATTCGACACGACGGTGGTTTGTGCTTTCGGAGACAAGCAAGAGCCATCTCTGGAGACAAGTGCTGCAGAATCGCAGGTGCGATTCATTGCCATTCCACACAATCGCTTGGAACAGATGGTAATGCGACTGCCGTGGGGCTTCTATCTGGCCTATCGTCTCTGGCACCGCCGGGTTCTCAAGCGGGTTTCGCAGCTTCACCGTGAGCAGCCGTTCGATTTGGTCCATCACGTCAGTTTCTGTGGTTATCGCGAGCCCAGCGACGGGTGGCGGCTGGATGCACCGTTCGTTTGGGGTCCAATTGGCGGAACACACAACTTTCCCACACGGTTTTTGACGCAACTCAATTTTCTTGGAGCCGTCCGCGAGCTTTCGCGCAACACACTCAACTCATGGCAACTTCGTCGTAGTCGGCTGGTCAAGAATGCTATGCGTTCAGCAGAAGTGGTTGCTGTGGCGTCTGAAAGTGCTAAAGAGGCTCTGAGTGGTCTGGCTGAACGGACTCCGCAAGTACTGCTCGAGACCGGGATTGATCCAATCAAGTCGGAGCGAAAACTGCGCCATCTGAACCAGCCACTCAAGATACTTTGGTCTGGCCGATTGCAATGCTGGAAGGCTCTGCCGTTATTGCTTCGTGCAATGGCACAGCTTCCTAGTTCGTGCCGAGTCCAGCTGCGGGTCATGGGTGAAGGCCCATGCGAGACCTCGTGGAAGAAACTAGCGAAGAAGCTGGGAATCGAGGATCAGATCGAGTGGATCGGTTGGCCTAGCTACGACTGGCAACTTCCTCAGTATGAGTGGGCCGATTGCTTTGCATTCACCAGCCTGCGCGACACATCAGGAACAGGGCTCCTTGAAGCCCTTGCTGCGGGTGCTCCAATCATCGGAGTGAACCACCAGGGAGCCGCTGATATTCTGACAGAGCAGTGTGCCATTCCAGTCTCGGTCGAAGCACCGAAACAGGCAATCGCAGGTTTTCGCGAGGCAATCGTTCAGCTCGCCAGAGAACCTGAAACCTTGCTTAGCCTAAGCCGCGGTGCTGCGGCTCGCGCCCAGGCGTTCTCCTGGCAAAAGCAACGCGAGGCAATGAACGGGCTTTATGAGGAAGCCCTTCTAGAGGCTCGATCTCCGGTAACAGCTGAATCAGAAAGTTACGCCTCAGGTGCCGAGCCAGGCGATACACAGGCGGCGGATTCCGCTGAGAACTTTAAGCAACAATCGGTCGCTAGACAGCCGGTCCTAAGTAGTTGA
- a CDS encoding O-antigen ligase family protein: MQSRYYSSSTEKPQDGKPGRPWLFMVLLAGIFFTTHPHHLDESVLFNYKAVAGDGSEEDRADTNATAVAAGSPERRIGLSLLGLAAIATLVTFEGPKLRINGTLGVLCVCFLALMLLSPLWSQVTFLAIRRVVAVGLLVLGAIAVARRFSVEDIMLLVVLATGSFLAIGILAEIYYGNFRPWVGGYRFGGTLHPNRQGMNCAMLALSSIAYATQVQRGKQLLLATAGAAVCCLILTGSRTSLASACFGFLVFSLLWFPLADTLRYVTIAATFGALMLGIGAMVAGDRLDEEVSSVLLLGRESDKSSAGSGSLTGRIPLWEECAGQLAERPWLGFGYKSFWTPQRILKISHHQGWSIMQAHNGYLEMALNVGLIGAGLFIAIIVLSIKHALALFAETKSVGAAYAVAVLSWLVLNTLLESWIDEPLLPSFVSLTLIVSLACLEQPLWQRNDLKQIADGQERIPAKLTVSTPRLSRPSLVN, encoded by the coding sequence ATGCAATCTCGCTACTACAGCTCGAGCACTGAAAAGCCCCAGGATGGCAAGCCTGGCCGGCCCTGGCTGTTCATGGTGTTGCTTGCGGGGATTTTCTTCACGACTCATCCGCATCATCTCGATGAGAGCGTGCTGTTCAACTACAAAGCGGTCGCCGGCGACGGAAGTGAAGAGGACCGCGCGGACACCAACGCCACGGCAGTAGCGGCGGGCAGTCCTGAACGTCGCATCGGCTTGAGCCTGCTGGGGCTGGCAGCGATCGCGACGCTTGTCACCTTCGAAGGGCCGAAGCTACGCATCAACGGCACGCTTGGTGTGCTTTGCGTCTGCTTCCTGGCCCTTATGCTCTTGAGTCCGCTTTGGTCGCAGGTTACGTTTCTTGCGATCCGTCGGGTCGTTGCTGTCGGGCTCTTGGTCTTGGGGGCGATTGCCGTCGCCCGGCGGTTCAGCGTTGAAGACATCATGCTTCTCGTTGTTCTTGCGACCGGAAGCTTCCTTGCGATCGGCATTCTGGCTGAGATCTACTACGGAAACTTCCGCCCCTGGGTTGGCGGCTATCGTTTTGGCGGAACCTTGCATCCTAATCGCCAGGGGATGAACTGCGCGATGCTGGCCCTTTCCTCAATTGCTTACGCAACGCAGGTGCAACGGGGCAAGCAATTGCTTCTCGCCACGGCCGGCGCTGCGGTGTGCTGCCTGATCCTCACCGGCTCGCGAACCTCATTGGCGAGTGCTTGCTTCGGGTTCCTTGTCTTTTCGCTCCTTTGGTTTCCTTTGGCTGACACACTTCGGTATGTGACGATTGCTGCTACCTTTGGCGCTTTGATGCTTGGCATCGGTGCAATGGTGGCTGGAGATCGCCTCGACGAGGAAGTCTCGTCCGTTCTGCTGCTGGGCCGCGAATCCGACAAGTCAAGCGCTGGTTCCGGTTCGCTGACAGGTCGCATCCCGCTCTGGGAGGAGTGCGCCGGCCAGCTTGCCGAGCGACCCTGGCTTGGTTTTGGTTACAAGAGCTTCTGGACCCCGCAGCGAATCTTGAAAATCTCCCACCACCAAGGATGGAGCATCATGCAGGCCCACAACGGCTACTTGGAGATGGCTCTGAATGTTGGCCTGATTGGTGCAGGGTTGTTCATTGCAATCATCGTGCTGTCCATCAAACACGCCTTGGCCTTGTTTGCTGAAACCAAGTCCGTTGGGGCCGCCTACGCAGTGGCGGTGCTTTCATGGCTCGTGTTGAACACCTTGCTGGAGTCTTGGATCGACGAACCACTCTTGCCCTCGTTCGTTTCCCTCACCTTGATCGTTTCACTTGCATGTCTGGAACAGCCACTCTGGCAACGAAACGATCTCAAGCAGATTGCCGACGGCCAGGAACGCATACCTGCCAAGTTGACGGTTAGCACTCCTCGATTGTCGCGCCCTTCCCTTGTGAACTGA